In Palaemon carinicauda isolate YSFRI2023 chromosome 21, ASM3689809v2, whole genome shotgun sequence, the following proteins share a genomic window:
- the LOC137615171 gene encoding paraneoplastic antigen Ma6E-like isoform X3, whose amino-acid sequence MRFLVLSCLVAMCCARPHSVSTAAEGAAGEGHSATAADTGAQETTAEVGHTGAKSSGAAEATYAEVSGAGFGAEAGEAGELGEAGEVGEAGELGEAGEVGEAGELGEAGEVGEAGELGEAGEYGEAGEAGEAGEYGAEAEAGEAGEYGAEAEAGEYGGEAGEAGEAGEAGEAGEAGEAGEAGEAGEAGEAGEGGEGEAGGEGGEGEAGGA is encoded by the exons ATGAGATTCCtg GTATTATCCTGCCTGGTAGCCATGTGCTGCGCACGGCCCCACAGCGTCTCCACTGCTGCTGAAGGGGCAGCTGGTGAGGGACACTCCGCCACAGCTGCTGACACTGGTGCACAAGAAACCACTGCTGAAGTTGGCCACACCGGCGCTAAATCTTCAGGCGCTGCTGAAGCTACCTATGCTGAGGTTTCAGGTGCTGGATTCGGTGCTGAAGCTGGAGAAGCCGGGGAACTAGGCGAAGCCGGGGAAGTAGGAGAGGCCGGTGAATTAGGTGAAGCTGGTGAAGTAGGAGAAGCCGGTGAATTAGGTGAAGCCGGTGAAGTAGGAGAAGCTGGTGAATTAGGTGAAGCCGGTGAATACGGTGAAGCTGGTGAAGCCGGAGAAGCTGGTGAATATGGTGCCGAAGCTGAAGCCGGAGAAGCTGGTGAATACGGTGCCGAAGCTGAAGCTGGTGAATATGGTGGCGAAGCTGGTGAGGCAGGCGAAGCTGGTGAGGCAGGCGAAGCTGGTGAGGCAGGCGAAGCTGGTGAGGCAGGCGAAGCAGGCGAAGCTGGCGAAGCAGGTGAAGGTGGTGAAGGTGAAGCCGGTGGGGAGGGTGGCGAGGGAGAAGCCGGTGGCGCATAA